In one Rutidosis leptorrhynchoides isolate AG116_Rl617_1_P2 chromosome 8, CSIRO_AGI_Rlap_v1, whole genome shotgun sequence genomic region, the following are encoded:
- the LOC139862993 gene encoding uncharacterized protein codes for MSLVAGSYERFIWGFKLKTLKHSTETLTLSPIFTFPSHLSPIKSVAVSGCLAVSGGSDDTIKIYDLSTSSEIGSLNDPTSTITSLCLYTPQTTVTSFPRNLFSAYDDGYISIYDADPFVHLKRIKVHKQGVNDMCVHPSGKLALTVGIDSCLGMVNLVRGRKSFSFRLGEEALLVEYDTSGDKFFMGMDDKVSAHDAESAKLIVDMEAEKRIICIAPGTNGLLYTGGEDRNLTAWDTVSGKVAYCIEDAHSARLKGIVVLSKIDGTHDDQPFLVASASSDGIIRVWDVRMATKGKATPLAEAKTKSRLTCLAGSSIKSMKKRFGGFSRSN; via the exons ATGAGTCTTGTAGCAGGTTCATACGAGCGATTTATTTGGGGAttcaaactcaaaaccctaaaacaCTCAACTGAAACCCTAACACTTTCCCCAATCTTCACCTTCCCGTCACACCTTTCCCCAATCAAATCCGTCGCCGTTTCCGGTTGCCTCGCCGTCTCCGGTGGATCAGATGACACAATTAAAATCTACGATCTCTCAACCTCTTCAGAAATCGGTTCACTCAACGATCCAACCTCCACCATTACATCACTATGTCTCTACACACCACAAACCACCGTAACCTCGTTCCCGCGCAACCTATTTTCAGCTTACGATGACGGTTACATATCTATCTATGATGCCGATCCGTTTGTTCATTTGAAAAGAATTAAAGTACATAAACAAGGTGTGAATGATATGTGTGTTCATCCGTCTGGAAAGTTAGCGTTGACGGTCGGAATAGATTCGTGTTTAGGGATGGTGAATTTGGTTAGAGGAAGGAAGAGTTTTTCGTTTAGGTTAGGGGAAGAAGCTTTGCTTGTTGAGTATGATACCAGTGGTGATAAGTTTTTTATGGGAATGGATGATAAAGTGTCTGCTCATGATGCTGAAAGTGCAAAATTGATCGTTGATATGGAAGCCGAGAAAAGGATTATATGCATTGCACCTGGAACG AATGGGCTCCTATACACAGGGGGAGAGGACAGAAATCTAACAGCGTGGGATACAGTCAGCGGGAAGGTAGCATACTGCATTGAGGATGCACATTCAGCACGGTTAAAAGGAATAGTAGTTCTGTCTAAGATTGATGGGACCCACGATGACCAACCGTTTTTGGTGGCATCTGCGTCTTCAGATGGTATCATACGTGTTTGGGATGTTCGCATGGCCACTAAGGGCAAGGCAACGCCATTAGCTGAGGCCAAGACAAAGTCTAGGCTCACTTGTCTTGCTGGATCTTCTATTAAAT CTATGAAGAAGCGTTTTGGCGGCTTTAGTAGGTCAAATTGA